From Myxococcota bacterium, one genomic window encodes:
- the prfA gene encoding peptide chain release factor 1 translates to MLERLQEMAKRHAVLIEQLGSPNLKPSELNVLNKERTQLEPLVEANVRLRALMSEREGNLELGEDSDPEIREMAREEIGRLNSEITGLEQEIKILLLPKDPNDQKNVIVEIRAGTGGDEASLFAGELFQMYARFSERMRWKFEILSLSDGPKGGYKEVIASVTGDQVYAWLKFEGGVHRVQRVPETETQGRIHTSACSVAILPEAEEVDIQIEAKDIRIDVFRAGGPGGQSVNTTDSAVRITHIPTGLVVQCQDEKSQLKNKIQAMKVLRARLYDQKEQELHRERAEERKAMVKSGDRSDKIRTYNFPQDRCTDHRVGVTIHNLPKLFAGELGDLLGQVRAYFQAQQLSGQA, encoded by the coding sequence ATGCTAGAGCGACTTCAAGAAATGGCCAAACGCCACGCTGTTTTAATCGAACAGCTCGGCAGCCCCAATTTAAAACCCAGTGAATTAAACGTTCTAAATAAAGAACGCACCCAACTAGAGCCCTTGGTGGAAGCCAACGTGCGCCTACGAGCGCTCATGTCGGAGCGAGAGGGCAATCTAGAATTAGGCGAAGACTCTGATCCAGAAATCCGTGAAATGGCGAGAGAAGAAATCGGCCGGCTCAACAGCGAAATCACAGGTTTAGAACAAGAAATCAAAATCCTACTGCTGCCTAAAGATCCCAATGATCAAAAAAACGTGATCGTTGAAATCCGCGCAGGCACTGGCGGAGATGAAGCCAGCTTATTTGCAGGCGAGCTATTTCAAATGTATGCCCGTTTTTCAGAACGCATGCGTTGGAAGTTTGAAATCTTAAGCCTCTCCGACGGCCCCAAAGGCGGCTACAAAGAAGTCATCGCCTCCGTCACAGGGGATCAGGTTTACGCCTGGCTCAAGTTCGAAGGCGGCGTACACCGCGTACAGCGCGTTCCAGAGACCGAAACTCAAGGCCGGATTCATACTTCTGCCTGCAGCGTGGCAATTTTGCCTGAAGCCGAAGAAGTGGATATTCAAATTGAGGCCAAAGACATCCGGATCGATGTGTTCCGCGCTGGTGGCCCAGGCGGTCAGTCGGTTAATACCACTGACTCTGCGGTTCGAATCACCCATATTCCAACTGGTTTGGTCGTTCAGTGCCAAGATGAGAAAAGCCAACTGAAGAACAAAATCCAAGCCATGAAAGTCCTAAGGGCCAGACTTTACGACCAAAAAGAGCAAGAACTGCACCGCGAACGCGCTGAAGAACGCAAAGCAATGGTTAAAAGTGGCGATCGATCTGACAAAATCAGAACTTACAACTTTCCTCAAGATCGCTGCACGGATCACCGCGTGGGCGTTACGATCCATAACTTACCTAAGCTATTTGCTGGTGAACTAGGCGATCTTCTAGGCCAAGTCAGGGCCTATTTCCAAGCCCAGCAGCTGTCCGGCCAAGCTTAA
- a CDS encoding DUF1385 domain-containing protein, producing MATKPLVGGQAVVEGVMMRSPKSFAVAVRKPDQSIVIRERQWLSFSEKLPFLRWPLLRGATMLVESMYNGLSALQFSAEQALEAPTTSTKKDTGKFDWALAGTMAFSMLLGLALFKAVPHMSAYVLGEFLGHDGHSALPVTSIAFHLVDGTIKMALFVGYILAISTMKDVKRLFMYHGAEHKSVHTFEKNLALDVDQARLQSTAHPRCGTSLILLVIAVSILVFALVLPWIPPVSDSTLTQSLFLMALKIPLMLPIAGIAYEFQRAAAKNPDSFWIKLFVSPGMLMQRLTTREPTDDQLEIALAALRKTMWREKNPCEQGGRDNTDSYANFAIVKEALIA from the coding sequence ATGGCTACCAAGCCTTTGGTTGGCGGACAGGCTGTCGTTGAGGGCGTGATGATGCGCTCTCCGAAAAGCTTTGCCGTTGCAGTGCGAAAGCCTGACCAAAGCATTGTGATCCGTGAGCGCCAATGGTTATCGTTTTCAGAGAAACTGCCCTTTTTGCGATGGCCTTTGTTGCGCGGCGCCACCATGTTGGTGGAGAGCATGTACAATGGCCTCAGCGCTTTGCAGTTTTCGGCTGAGCAAGCTTTGGAAGCACCGACCACCAGCACTAAGAAAGACACCGGTAAATTTGACTGGGCTTTGGCTGGAACAATGGCTTTTAGCATGCTGCTCGGACTCGCTTTATTTAAAGCGGTGCCTCACATGAGCGCCTATGTGCTAGGCGAGTTTTTAGGCCATGATGGCCATAGTGCCCTGCCCGTCACTTCGATTGCTTTTCATCTGGTCGATGGCACTATTAAAATGGCCCTGTTTGTGGGTTACATTTTGGCCATCTCGACCATGAAAGACGTCAAACGTCTGTTTATGTATCATGGGGCTGAGCACAAATCTGTGCATACCTTTGAGAAAAACTTAGCCTTAGACGTTGATCAAGCTCGCTTGCAATCTACTGCACATCCACGTTGTGGCACCAGTTTGATTCTATTGGTTATCGCTGTTTCGATCTTGGTATTTGCTTTGGTATTGCCATGGATTCCGCCTGTGAGCGACAGCACACTCACTCAAAGCTTGTTTTTGATGGCGCTTAAAATCCCGTTAATGCTGCCGATTGCCGGTATTGCCTATGAATTTCAACGCGCCGCCGCGAAAAATCCTGACAGCTTTTGGATTAAATTATTCGTATCGCCTGGTATGCTCATGCAACGCCTGACCACCAGAGAGCCCACGGATGACCAACTAGAGATCGCGCTGGCTGCACTTCGTAAAACCATGTGGCGCGAAAAAAACCCATGTGAGCAAGGTGGCCGTGACAACACGGATTCTTACGCTAATTTTGCTATCGTGAAAGAAGCGCTCATCGCATGA
- the rpmE gene encoding 50S ribosomal protein L31 yields MKPNIHPDYQAVTVVCACGAKYETRSTTKYNIDICSACHPHFTGKSKMLDTEGRVERFRKKYQTKQ; encoded by the coding sequence ATGAAACCAAACATTCATCCAGATTATCAGGCAGTCACCGTGGTTTGCGCTTGCGGAGCCAAGTATGAAACCAGGTCAACGACCAAGTACAATATCGATATTTGCTCGGCTTGCCATCCTCATTTTACCGGCAAATCTAAAATGTTAGATACTGAAGGCCGCGTCGAGAGATTCCGTAAGAAGTACCAAACGAAACAATAA
- the lipB gene encoding lipoyl(octanoyl) transferase LipB: MQSKFLGYQVSYQAGMDAMREAIEQIDTRGNQLLYLEHADTITHTRQHGLRSLLLTPEAIAQRGITLAEADRGGDVTFHGTGQLVGYPIIKLPLHIGVVDYVRGLERALIRACQELGVTDATCLPGKTGVWVGNKKLIAVGVGVSRQVTRHGFALNINPKLERFTECITPCGLAGFEVTSLEREISAPVSFGRAMEVLSWHLKQIC, translated from the coding sequence GTGCAAAGTAAGTTTCTTGGATATCAGGTCTCCTATCAAGCTGGCATGGACGCCATGCGAGAAGCGATCGAGCAGATCGACACCCGGGGCAACCAGCTCTTATATCTCGAGCACGCTGACACCATCACCCACACTCGCCAACATGGGCTACGCAGCTTGCTGCTAACCCCTGAAGCAATCGCACAACGCGGCATTACGCTGGCAGAAGCCGACCGAGGCGGGGATGTGACCTTTCACGGCACCGGCCAATTGGTTGGCTACCCAATTATCAAGCTTCCATTACATATAGGTGTGGTGGACTACGTGCGGGGACTGGAGCGAGCACTCATTCGCGCCTGCCAAGAGTTAGGCGTGACAGACGCGACTTGCCTACCTGGTAAAACAGGTGTCTGGGTTGGCAATAAGAAATTAATCGCTGTGGGCGTAGGCGTTTCCAGGCAAGTCACCCGCCATGGCTTTGCTTTAAACATCAATCCCAAGCTTGAACGGTTCACGGAATGCATTACCCCATGCGGGCTTGCGGGCTTTGAAGTAACCAGTTTAGAGCGGGAAATTTCTGCGCCCGTAAGCTTTGGTAGGGCCATGGAGGTCCTCTCTTGGCATTTAAAACAAATCTGCTAG
- a CDS encoding YhbY family RNA-binding protein: MNLKAQAHHLKPIVSVGKNGITENLLKEIDAALNTHELIKIKFLESALELMENLTFVQDLKAELVNTQGHIVTLHRKNPKKPRAK, from the coding sequence ATGAATCTTAAAGCGCAGGCACATCATTTAAAACCCATTGTATCGGTTGGCAAAAATGGCATCACTGAAAATCTTCTAAAAGAAATCGATGCGGCCCTCAACACGCACGAGCTGATTAAAATTAAGTTTCTTGAATCCGCTTTGGAGCTGATGGAGAATCTGACCTTCGTGCAAGATTTGAAAGCTGAACTGGTAAACACCCAAGGTCACATTGTTACCTTGCACCGGAAAAACCCCAAAAAGCCACGTGCAAAGTAA
- a CDS encoding nitrilase-related carbon-nitrogen hydrolase, whose product MQIAVCQFNPTVGALSQNAIRLLTYAHEAAALGAEFMLTPELALCGYPPKDLVLRPDFLDACALQLISLAKAAPIPMIVGAPVDGFNAACWCYQGQIRVIARKRLLPNYQVFDERRYFKPGPADDFNGFEFAGKRFGMSICEDAWNDEQFWKHRLYEEDPIWDLAKSHQVDVLVNLTASPFEMNKAAERESMFRHLAMRYELPTLVVGQVGANDGLIFDGGTVGFDADGEILYKATDFKEELIICKLS is encoded by the coding sequence ATGCAGATCGCTGTATGTCAATTTAACCCAACCGTGGGTGCTTTGAGCCAGAATGCCATTCGGCTTTTGACCTATGCCCATGAGGCAGCGGCGCTAGGTGCTGAATTTATGCTCACGCCTGAGTTAGCGCTTTGTGGCTACCCCCCGAAAGACTTGGTCTTAAGACCTGACTTTCTAGATGCTTGCGCTCTGCAATTGATAAGTTTGGCAAAAGCCGCGCCGATTCCGATGATTGTGGGTGCGCCGGTAGATGGTTTTAACGCCGCCTGCTGGTGTTACCAAGGCCAGATTCGGGTGATCGCTCGCAAAAGGCTGCTGCCTAACTATCAAGTTTTTGATGAGCGGCGCTACTTTAAGCCTGGCCCGGCTGATGATTTTAATGGCTTTGAATTTGCGGGTAAACGTTTTGGCATGAGCATTTGTGAAGACGCATGGAACGATGAACAATTCTGGAAACATCGCCTTTATGAAGAAGATCCCATCTGGGATTTAGCTAAAAGCCACCAGGTTGATGTCTTAGTAAACCTCACGGCCTCGCCCTTTGAGATGAACAAAGCTGCCGAGCGCGAGAGCATGTTCCGGCATCTGGCCATGCGATATGAGCTGCCAACCTTGGTCGTGGGCCAAGTCGGAGCAAACGACGGTCTGATTTTTGACGGGGGTACCGTCGGTTTTGACGCAGACGGCGAGATTTTGTATAAAGCAACTGACTTCAAGGAGGAGTTGATTATATGCAAACTGTCATAG
- the nadE gene encoding NAD(+) synthase: protein MQTVIEALTLGIRDYIEKTKSKGVILGLSGGIDSAVTCALAVRALGPERVIGVRMPSGFSSNHSLEDAEVLASNLGIALRTVPIESMVEACRQTLALKKPLSDQNVQARIRGLVLMAISNETDYLVLGTTNKSEMAVGYGTMYGDLIGALMPIGDLYKTQVWALAKAINAELAVIPDSSIMKTPSAELAPGQIDQDTLPPYETLDAVLEAYLERDLSLQQIVLETAIPEKQVQEIIKKVDSSEYKRKQAPPILMVSKKVFGEARRCPVVFARS, encoded by the coding sequence ATGCAAACTGTCATAGAAGCGTTAACCCTCGGCATTCGAGACTATATCGAGAAAACCAAAAGCAAGGGTGTGATTTTAGGCCTATCGGGCGGCATTGATTCCGCGGTTACGTGCGCCTTGGCCGTGCGCGCGCTGGGTCCGGAACGTGTCATTGGCGTGCGCATGCCCAGTGGTTTTTCTTCGAATCATTCGTTGGAAGATGCAGAAGTCTTAGCATCAAACTTAGGCATCGCTCTGCGGACTGTTCCTATTGAATCCATGGTGGAAGCATGCCGTCAGACACTTGCGCTAAAAAAGCCGCTCAGCGATCAAAATGTGCAGGCCAGAATTCGCGGCCTGGTTCTCATGGCGATTTCGAATGAAACCGATTATTTGGTCTTAGGCACGACCAATAAAAGCGAAATGGCTGTTGGCTATGGCACGATGTATGGCGATCTAATCGGCGCGTTAATGCCCATCGGCGATCTATATAAAACACAAGTTTGGGCGCTTGCCAAAGCGATCAACGCTGAACTAGCCGTCATACCAGACAGCAGTATTATGAAGACGCCAAGCGCTGAGCTGGCGCCAGGTCAAATTGACCAAGATACGCTGCCACCTTACGAAACTTTAGATGCCGTATTGGAAGCCTACTTAGAACGCGATCTATCACTGCAACAAATCGTTCTAGAGACCGCCATACCTGAAAAACAAGTTCAGGAAATCATCAAAAAAGTAGATTCTTCTGAATATAAACGCAAACAAGCACCACCTATTTTGATGGTTTCAAAAAAAGTTTTCGGCGAAGCACGTCGATGCCCGGTGGTTTTCGCGCGTAGTTAA
- a CDS encoding prevent-host-death protein: protein MQSIAMRDFQQKGLKAIEGHSNELLLLEGRGGPAYFLVPVQENNLDGQRQELERAMALANLNSWQQRALELGLTDMTLEEINNEIDSVRNRKS from the coding sequence ATGCAGAGTATCGCAATGAGAGACTTCCAGCAAAAAGGCCTTAAAGCTATAGAAGGGCATTCTAACGAGCTTTTATTATTAGAAGGTCGGGGGGGCCCCGCTTACTTTCTTGTTCCCGTTCAAGAGAATAATCTGGATGGGCAGCGGCAAGAGCTGGAGCGAGCCATGGCTTTAGCTAATTTAAATAGTTGGCAACAGCGAGCACTAGAGCTTGGCTTAACGGATATGACGCTCGAAGAGATCAATAATGAAATCGATTCTGTACGAAATCGCAAGTCATGA
- the rpsB gene encoding 30S ribosomal protein S2 codes for MARIGMREMLEAGAHFGHQTHRWNPKMKKFIFAPRNGIHIIDLQQTVGLMNKAYDFVVDTVAGGGKILFVGTKKQAQEIVAQEALRGGQYYVNNRWLGGMLTNFKTVKQSVDRMRLIEEMSKDGTFEKLPKKEVIGLTREMVKLEKNLAGVKDMTRLPKAIFVIDPNLEKIAVDEAIKLGIPVIATLDTNCDPDLVNFPIPANDDSIRSVALFAGNIADACLEGDARHEEVLAQKRARGEAKEMSEDQITAQQQQFVARKKGPQIDVIPALKTGAEEVVESASEDQERGVV; via the coding sequence ATGGCACGAATTGGAATGAGAGAAATGTTAGAGGCTGGCGCACACTTTGGGCATCAGACTCACCGCTGGAATCCGAAAATGAAGAAGTTCATTTTTGCACCGCGAAATGGCATTCATATTATTGATCTACAGCAAACTGTCGGCCTCATGAATAAGGCTTATGACTTTGTGGTGGACACAGTCGCTGGTGGCGGCAAGATTTTGTTCGTTGGTACCAAAAAGCAAGCCCAAGAAATTGTGGCTCAAGAAGCGCTTCGCGGTGGCCAATACTATGTCAACAACCGTTGGTTGGGTGGCATGCTCACAAACTTCAAGACCGTTAAGCAGTCGGTTGATCGCATGCGTTTGATCGAAGAAATGTCTAAAGACGGTACTTTTGAAAAATTGCCTAAGAAAGAAGTGATCGGCCTTACACGCGAAATGGTTAAGCTCGAAAAGAACTTGGCCGGTGTGAAAGACATGACACGGTTACCTAAAGCGATTTTCGTGATCGATCCTAATTTGGAAAAGATCGCTGTGGATGAAGCCATCAAATTGGGCATTCCAGTAATCGCTACCCTGGATACCAACTGTGATCCAGATTTGGTGAACTTCCCAATCCCTGCAAACGATGACTCGATTCGTTCAGTTGCTTTGTTCGCGGGTAATATTGCTGACGCTTGTTTAGAAGGTGATGCACGTCATGAAGAAGTGCTAGCTCAAAAACGCGCTCGCGGTGAAGCTAAAGAAATGAGCGAAGATCAAATTACAGCTCAGCAACAACAGTTTGTGGCTCGTAAGAAAGGCCCTCAAATCGATGTGATCCCAGCTTTAAAGACTGGCGCTGAAGAAGTTGTAGAAAGCGCTTCTGAAGATCAGGAAAGAGGGGTTGTCTGA
- the tsf gene encoding translation elongation factor Ts: protein MQVTAEMVRELREKTGAGMMDCKKALMEAGSMDAAMTYLREKGLAAAAKKSGRVASEGLVAITVDGHKAGIVEVNCETDFVAKNEDFVRLVQDLAKRSLEVSDLAKDAESVINEKIGTIGEKIAIRRVNVLEGGDLYGAYIHAGGSIGALVELKGANASHQELAKGLAMHVAASAPAFLSREDVDSGTLEAERSILKNQVLEQGKPAAMVDRIVDGKIEKYYGEVCFLEQKFVKDPDKTITQLLSGTGVSVTRFVRFKVGEGLEKKADDFAQEVAKMVR, encoded by the coding sequence ATGCAAGTCACTGCAGAAATGGTACGTGAACTGCGCGAAAAAACTGGCGCAGGGATGATGGATTGCAAAAAGGCTTTGATGGAAGCTGGTAGCATGGACGCTGCGATGACTTATCTTCGCGAAAAGGGTCTGGCTGCTGCTGCAAAGAAATCTGGCCGCGTTGCTTCTGAAGGTTTGGTTGCTATCACGGTAGATGGTCATAAGGCCGGTATCGTTGAAGTGAACTGCGAAACGGATTTCGTAGCTAAAAACGAAGATTTCGTGCGTTTGGTCCAAGATTTGGCCAAGCGTTCTTTGGAAGTTTCAGACCTAGCTAAAGACGCCGAAAGCGTTATCAATGAAAAGATCGGAACCATTGGCGAGAAGATTGCCATCCGGCGCGTGAATGTGCTTGAAGGCGGCGATCTATACGGCGCGTATATCCATGCTGGCGGCTCGATCGGTGCATTGGTTGAGTTGAAGGGTGCAAACGCTTCGCATCAAGAACTAGCCAAAGGCTTAGCCATGCATGTGGCAGCTTCTGCACCGGCGTTTCTATCCAGAGAAGATGTGGATTCGGGCACGTTGGAAGCTGAGCGCAGCATCTTGAAGAATCAAGTGCTTGAGCAAGGCAAACCAGCTGCGATGGTTGATCGCATTGTGGATGGCAAGATCGAAAAATATTATGGCGAAGTTTGCTTCTTGGAGCAAAAGTTTGTTAAAGATCCGGATAAGACGATTACCCAGTTGCTGAGCGGCACCGGCGTCAGCGTTACCCGTTTCGTGCGTTTTAAAGTCGGCGAAGGTTTAGAAAAAAAGGCCGATGATTTTGCACAAGAAGTGGCAAAGATGGTAAGGTAA